In Sulfitobacter sp. W027, a single window of DNA contains:
- a CDS encoding thioredoxin family protein: MMIARIGAAAAAMLLAWPLAAAELGDDGLHKTPWMRDTFKDLREDLEEANAEDKRLMLMFEQRGCIYCTKMHEEVYPAPEIGGYIEENYFVVQLNLHGDIEVTDFDGETLSEKQMARKWGILFTPTLMFLPQEVAEDTTAPQAAVAVMPGAFGKGTTLDMLTWVNEERYALESEEDFQRYHARMIQERNNGSTD, encoded by the coding sequence ATGATGATCGCTAGGATAGGGGCCGCAGCCGCTGCAATGCTGCTGGCATGGCCATTGGCCGCCGCGGAACTGGGCGACGACGGTCTGCACAAGACGCCGTGGATGCGCGACACCTTCAAAGACCTGCGCGAGGATTTGGAGGAGGCCAACGCCGAAGACAAGCGCCTGATGCTAATGTTCGAACAGCGCGGCTGCATCTACTGTACCAAGATGCACGAGGAGGTCTATCCCGCCCCCGAAATCGGCGGCTATATCGAAGAGAATTACTTCGTCGTGCAGCTCAACCTGCATGGGGACATCGAAGTGACCGATTTCGATGGTGAGACCCTCTCGGAAAAGCAGATGGCGCGGAAATGGGGGATTCTCTTTACCCCGACGTTGATGTTCTTGCCCCAAGAGGTGGCCGAAGACACGACCGCGCCGCAGGCGGCGGTGGCGGTGATGCCGGGTGCCTTTGGCAAGGGCACGACGCTGGATATGCTCACTTGGGTCAATGAAGAACGTTATGCGCTTGAAAGCGAGGAAGATTTCCAACGCTACCACGCGCGGATGATCCAAGAGCGCAACAATGGCAGCACGGATTAA
- a CDS encoding cytochrome c biogenesis CcdA family protein, which yields MFDITYAGALLAGLLSFFTPCILPMVPFYLSYMAGLSVTELRGDGAIAPGAQRRLVLSSVLFALGVTTIFVLLGMGATALGQVFTQYLEPLSWVAAAILLVFGLHFLGVIKVPLLYREARLEGGGKPTSIWGAYVMGLAFGFGWTPCVGPALAAILMIASGMGDITRGGLLLAAYGAGMTAPFVVAALFAKPFLNWAARHMALVQKVEKAMGVMLILFAVLIVTGGVQLIADAMIRWFPSFTTLG from the coding sequence ATGTTCGACATCACCTATGCAGGTGCGCTTCTGGCGGGGCTGCTCAGCTTCTTTACCCCCTGTATTCTGCCGATGGTGCCGTTCTATCTGAGCTATATGGCAGGGCTCAGCGTGACCGAATTGCGCGGCGACGGCGCGATTGCGCCGGGGGCGCAGCGGCGGTTGGTGCTGTCATCGGTGCTCTTTGCGCTTGGGGTGACGACGATCTTTGTGCTGCTGGGCATGGGGGCCACGGCCTTGGGGCAGGTGTTTACCCAGTACCTTGAACCGCTGAGCTGGGTGGCGGCGGCGATCCTGCTGGTCTTTGGTCTGCATTTTCTAGGCGTCATCAAAGTGCCGCTGCTTTACCGCGAGGCGCGGCTGGAGGGCGGTGGCAAGCCCACGTCGATCTGGGGCGCTTATGTGATGGGGCTGGCCTTTGGCTTTGGCTGGACGCCCTGTGTGGGCCCGGCACTGGCGGCGATCTTGATGATTGCCTCGGGCATGGGTGACATCACGCGGGGTGGGCTGCTGTTGGCGGCCTATGGCGCGGGGATGACCGCGCCCTTCGTGGTCGCGGCGCTGTTTGCAAAGCCGTTTCTCAACTGGGCGGCGCGGCATATGGCGCTGGTCCAAAAGGTGGAAAAGGCGATGGGGGTCATGCTGATCCTCTTTGCCGTGCTGATCGTGACAGGCGGGGTGCAGTTGATCGCGGATGCAATGATCCGTTGGTTCCCCAGCTTCACGACGTTAGGGTAA
- a CDS encoding helix-turn-helix transcriptional regulator: protein MTALPVITPDMSEEDMDRMLTNAVTASNFLKAISHEGRLMILCHLVSGEKSVSELEALLSTRQAAVSQQLSRLRLEGLVTPRRDGKTIYYKLADDRPRKMLELVYELFCKDD from the coding sequence ATGACAGCCCTGCCCGTGATTACCCCCGACATGTCCGAAGAGGACATGGACCGGATGCTGACCAACGCCGTGACCGCGTCAAATTTTCTCAAAGCGATCAGCCATGAGGGGCGGTTGATGATCCTGTGTCACCTCGTTTCGGGTGAAAAGTCGGTGAGCGAGTTGGAAGCCCTGCTGTCGACCCGGCAAGCCGCCGTATCGCAGCAACTCTCGCGCCTCAGGCTCGAAGGGCTGGTGACCCCGCGCCGGGACGGTAAAACGATCTACTACAAGCTGGCCGATGACCGCCCGCGCAAAATGCTGGAGCTGGTCTACGAATTGTTCTGCAAGGATGATTGA
- a CDS encoding YeeE/YedE family protein, whose protein sequence is MIELLGQPLTAALLGGLGGVLLGLAARLGRFCTLGAIEDLFYGGSSHRMRMWGLAIGVAMLGSFTLGGFGLINIDRAFHLTIAFSWAPAIFGGLIFGYGMALAGTCGFGALARLGGGDLRAFVIVLVMGLTAFAVLSGPLAPARVFLFPRQLNAGPPDGIAHALSALTGGSVAMIGVALGMVICALMLSARSFRRDFRMVFWSVIAGLAIVSGWAGTAWLAQTGFGTQTLMSHSYAAPVGETLLYAMQGSVRPLSFGIGSVSGVWAGAFLGSLWQGHFRWEACEDPRELRRQIFGAGLMGAGAVLAMGCTIGQGISAISVLAFSGPVTLASIFAGAAIGLRQLIVGFRNNPI, encoded by the coding sequence ATGATTGAGCTTCTGGGCCAGCCGCTGACCGCCGCCCTCTTGGGTGGATTGGGCGGCGTATTGCTGGGCCTTGCCGCACGATTGGGACGGTTCTGCACTTTAGGCGCAATCGAAGATCTGTTCTACGGCGGCTCCAGCCACCGGATGCGGATGTGGGGCTTGGCGATCGGTGTGGCGATGCTGGGCAGTTTCACCCTTGGCGGGTTTGGCCTGATCAACATCGACCGCGCCTTTCACCTGACCATCGCCTTCTCTTGGGCGCCCGCGATCTTTGGCGGGCTGATCTTCGGCTATGGCATGGCGCTGGCAGGCACCTGCGGCTTTGGCGCTTTGGCGCGGCTTGGCGGGGGTGATTTGCGGGCCTTTGTCATCGTCTTGGTCATGGGGCTTACGGCCTTTGCCGTGCTCTCTGGCCCTCTCGCCCCGGCGCGCGTGTTTCTCTTCCCCCGGCAATTGAACGCAGGCCCGCCCGATGGCATTGCCCATGCGCTTTCCGCACTCACGGGCGGATCGGTGGCAATGATCGGTGTGGCTTTGGGGATGGTGATCTGCGCCCTTATGCTGAGCGCCCGCAGCTTTCGCCGTGACTTCCGTATGGTCTTCTGGAGCGTGATCGCCGGTCTCGCCATCGTATCAGGCTGGGCGGGCACGGCGTGGCTTGCACAGACCGGCTTTGGCACCCAGACGCTCATGTCTCACAGCTATGCCGCCCCCGTGGGAGAGACACTGCTCTATGCGATGCAGGGGTCGGTCCGTCCGCTCAGCTTTGGCATCGGCTCTGTCTCGGGTGTCTGGGCCGGCGCTTTCCTCGGCTCTCTCTGGCAGGGGCATTTCCGTTGGGAGGCCTGCGAAGACCCACGCGAACTGCGCCGCCAGATATTCGGTGCCGGGCTTATGGGCGCAGGCGCGGTGCTCGCTATGGGCTGCACCATCGGGCAAGGCATCTCGGCCATCTCGGTCTTGGCTTTCAGCGGGCCTGTAACCTTGGCGTCGATCTTTGCGGGGGCCGCGATCGGCCTGCGCCAACTGATTGTCGGATTTCGCAACAACCCGATCTAG